One Brevibacillus choshinensis genomic window carries:
- the rplI gene encoding 50S ribosomal protein L9, giving the protein MKVIFLQDVKGQGKKGEVKDLSEGYVRNFLLPRGLAKEATDSNVKTLDAQKRSEEKRKEQEKQEAVELGEKLSELTVKVKGKAGEGGRLFGAISSKQVAQALEEQFNIKVDKRKLEMDAIRALGVTQIKVKLHNEVTTTLKVHVVEE; this is encoded by the coding sequence ATGAAAGTCATTTTTCTTCAAGATGTAAAAGGCCAAGGAAAAAAAGGCGAAGTAAAGGATCTGTCTGAAGGTTATGTACGCAACTTCCTGCTGCCACGCGGATTGGCGAAGGAAGCGACAGACAGCAATGTGAAGACGTTGGATGCACAAAAGCGCAGCGAAGAGAAGCGCAAAGAGCAGGAGAAGCAGGAGGCTGTCGAGTTGGGTGAAAAACTCAGCGAGCTGACTGTCAAGGTAAAAGGGAAAGCAGGCGAAGGTGGTCGTCTGTTTGGAGCGATTTCCAGCAAGCAAGTCGCACAGGCACTGGAAGAACAGTTCAATATCAAAGTTGATAAGCGAAAACTTGAAATGGATGCGATCCGCGCACTGGGTGTAACCCAAATCAAAGTGAAATTGCACAACGAAGTAACGACAACCCTAAAAGTTCACGTGGTGGAAGAATAA